A region of the Chaetodon trifascialis isolate fChaTrf1 chromosome 7, fChaTrf1.hap1, whole genome shotgun sequence genome:
gcctttctgtgtggagtttgcatttTCTCCCCGTGTttacccggggtttcctccttaaataaccgACACTAAatacatgcaagaagatcaccacctgaccaatggtaaCGCcagagaactggtccccgggcgccagcGGCAGCTGGcaactggcagcccaccgctcctggtctgccgcggaggatcgacaaaccaaggatgggataaatgcggagagAATAAgttcacgggaagcatggcgtgtagtgcaactaactctgtgtgatgtgataataaaaagtatgtttcttcttcttcttcttctaattgATTCTATTTTCCATTCTGGCTGTGAACTACTTTGCCTCCActcaggggcggggcttgtggacaggcaagccaggcagttgcttgtATCCCCCAGCAACTAGGGGGCCCCTAACCCTcgccacttatttacaacaacgattattgataggccttggctttcagggacctctgttggtccctggacctcactttgagaaccactaatatattttttcaatattcatctcaaatgtcccagaattTGTGTActtatgtgtgcaaaaaaacaattttttgcagcgtgcatgggtggggtgggggccccagggatttcttgcttggagccccaagagaccgGAGAGACACCACTGCCTCCAGTATGAACATGGCAGGTAAACACAGGAGAAGCTAACGAGCTAAAATCACATTTGTGTGAGTCTTTGGTTCATTTCTTCACTGAGgccacacaaacagatattaATAGACGGTTTATTGTTgttgtcctgcagcagctggactctGAACCAGTTTCTATTCTCACTCTGATGACTCTACTGTTCGCTCTGCCTCTTATTTATGGCCCGCCAGCCACAGCCCGCCCCCCCCGCGGCACGAGCCGGCCACGCATCCTCTCAGCGCTCTGATTGGCTACCTTCGCCCAAAAAGTCCGTGCTCACCAATCATCAAGCTCCGTGCTCCGCGATCTGCATGCGCACCCTCTGAGCACCTGCTGGTCCGTGAGAGGTAAGGGGACACCCGGACACCCCCCTCCGCCCCCCCTCCGCGGGTATAAAAGGTGTTTagtgacacagaaacactgaaagtaGCGTCCGCGAAGCCGCTGAGATTCATGAAAactcttctctcttttgtctgaAATATACTGCATGAGATTTTTTgagatttgatttttattttctgtcaaatgGCATTTCCAccgttttatttttaattttcacatAATTTCGCCATCATCACTCATCACTGGAACTCCGTGTCAATAACAGGCCGCCAATTCTCTGCGTCATGGTTCTGTTTCCGGTCAACAAACTCAGAGTCTTCCAGCTGGTCTTCTCGGATCCCGCCAGGTCCTTCTACAGCAGCGGGGACAAACTGTCCGGCTCCGTGCAGCTGGAGGTGGATCAGCCCTGCAAGGTGACCGGCCTCAGGGTCACCGCCGCCGGCTGCGCCCGCGTGGACCACCGCGGTGGGAAGAACCGCAAGAGCCGAAGCCAGGAGGTGGAATACCTGAAGtatgaggaggagctgaggctggaggaggcGCTCACTAAAGGTACGGAGGAGGCCTGGAGTGAAGATTTAGACCGAAAAACGTCACAAAAACTACATTTCACACGGTCCATAAAGAACATCTTATGTGAGAAATGGGTCTTATCATCGTCTTAACGCCCTCTCAGATCCATTCATACACAGGTGGCACGGTCTCACCTgcgcatcacacacacacacacacacacacacgatcacaATCAGGACTGAATGTGTTTAAAGACAGAGTCAAACTGTTATTACCTCACACCTACTTTTGTCTGTTATCCTGTCAAAGAATCATTCAAAGCAGCTGAATTTGAGTCCGATTTTCTTGATTTAATTTGTCTGATTCTGACATTTAGTTTTAGAAAATCTTTGAAAGAAGTTGATGTTTGGGAGAAATTTCAGGACTTGATAGGAGACAAAACGTCCTTGGTGGTCTGAAATGTTTGCagtgttgaaaatgaaatgatgttttcagtgaagatGACAAAAGAAGACGTGTTAGGATTTAGATCTGATCTGATGCAGTTTAAGATACAGGACGATTCAGCGGCTTTTAGTCTGGCGTGATGGATGCTGAGCAGAACGCGTGGAAACTGAACCTCGGACTCGGTGTCGCTGCCTTGCTCATTAACACTCTGTCTCGGTCCTCAGGTGCAGAcggctgcttcctgctgcagtctgGTAAAACTTACAGCTTCCAGTTCGGCTTCGAGCTGCCTGCAGCTGGGTGAGACTCACCGGTGGATTCCTGGGGATCTGATCACTTATTGATGAGAGATCTGGTCACCGTAGTTGATCCTGACTTGTCCCCTGGTCTGGTTTCAGGCGTCTGGTGTCGTCCTACAAAGGAAAGTTTGGTTACGTCCGTTACTACGTGCGGGCGGTGCTGGACAGGccttcccagcatgctttgcagTGTGAGAAGGAGTTTGAGGTGGAGGAGCCGCTGGACGTGAACCGGCCCGACCTGCTGGTATGTACGAACGCAGTCGTTAACCGAAATAAGATTTAGTTTTTAATCAGCTCCTTCAGTTTCGCGCCAGGCGTTTAGACGTCAGTATAAAActtcctgctgcttcagctttTATGAACCTGGCGGAGTCTCGTCGCCATGACGTGTTGACAGTAACGACACCCAGAACTGCGTTAATGGTTCCACAGTTTTTCTTACCTgatgcacataaacacaagtTAGAAGTGGAGCCGAATCAAAGAATTTAAGAAACTAAACTCAGGATTGGCCGATTGTCTGTGGCTCATCTGCTGATCACAGCGGTGGTTCAGGTCCAGACTCAGGTCTCATGTCAAAGTGTTCATGATGAGGACACTGAAGACCAACCTGCTCTGACCAGGTCACGGCCTCCAATGTGACTGACCCACAGTCTGTCAGTCCGTCACAGCTGCAGGACGATCAATCAGGCCTCTCATTGATACTCATTAATACTTCCATCCGTCTTTTGCCAACAGATGGATCGAAAACTGAGGGCAAAGTTTGTGTGAACACCCAAGAACCTAAGCGAACCCTAAACCCTAACCCTTTGTGTTCTAGAACCATGTAGATCTGCAGCTCCAGAAGCTGATCTCAGTTCAGGCTTGAAAAATGTAGTGAAGCGTTTCCTGTTTGCCTTCTTATGCATCTGATGTCTGTTCTGGTTTGCGTTTTTAATGTTTGCGTGTACGTTGCTGCCATCTTGATCAGGGCTCCTTTGAAGGACTTACCTGGTTAAAGGTGTAGTAACAAACGGTCTGAGATCAGTGACGATGATGATAGAGACTAAGCTGCCTGGAAGTAAGAGGTCTAAACCCTCACAGACCAGCTGACTGTCCTCCATCAggctccagctgcagcctccaaaCAGAAGAAAGTCACCTGCATGTTCATCCCTGACGGCCAGGTGTCCATCAGCGCTCAGATCGACAGGAAGGGATTCTGTGAGGGAGAAGAAATCAACATCAACGCCAAGTTTGAGAACACCTGTTCACGTATCGTAGTGCCAAAGGCCGCCATCATCGCCAAACACTCATATGTTGCTGACGGACGCACCAAGGTGATGCATGGATACGAggatcacttcctgtctgtcagtgggACAAAACTTCTCTGTGAAGTGTTGAAAGAGAACATCTGaccttgtttattttctttaggAGTTGCGTCAGAAACTGACGGCGGTTCGAGGAAACCACATCATCTCTGGAATGTGCGACATGTGGCAGGGGAAGACCATCAGAGTCCCCAAACTGAAGCCATCGCTGCTCAGTTGTGACATCATCAAGGTGGACTACACCCTCATGGTGAGTCGTGGttgatgacagcagcagaggttaaTAATAGAGGTCTTCACGGGTCCAAATTGGACCTGTGCAGAACAAGGGGACAGTCAGAACAGGTCTCACATAGACCAGAGCGTAACTATAGTCCATGTGGATCCCCTCAGGTATCAGACATGCTGATACACAGACCTGACCAGAAATGCCACCGGACACCACCAGACCCGAGCGAACGTACCGTGGACCAGGCCTGACTCGGGTCCTGGTCTGGTTTTGTAGGGTTTTTCAAGCAGTCGAACTGTGCTGGACACAGCATGAGTGTTTTCCACCGCACAGCACATCCAGGTGAAGCGGTCCACCTGAAACTGTCCAACAGCAATATCACTCAGAGAGGAATAAGTGTTATAAATAAGACAGAATAAAATGGAACAAGCTGATCAGAGATCAGATGGTAAGCTTCACCTCATCCCCCCCAGATCTACCTGCACATCCCCGGCAGTGAGAAGCTGATCCTGGAGCTGCCTCTGGTCATCGGGACGATCCCGTTCAGCGGCGTCGGCAGCAGGACCAGCAGCATGAGCAGCCAGGCCGGATCCCTGAGCAGCTGGTCCTCCTTCCCCTCAGCCCCCCCCAGCTACAGTAACATCCACAGAGACCTGAGAGTGGGCGGCCCCCGCACCCCCCTGCTCTACGACTACGATGGAGGCgaggatgacgaggaggaggacagggggCTCTTCATGAGAGCACCTGAGCAGCAGTACCCCCCTCCCCCCGCATACAGCGAGGTGAGACAGGTTTGGTTTGACGTTTGTTTGAcgtcatcacttcatctcctTTTATTCAGTTTGCCTCCGTAAGACAAAACGACCTGAGACGTGAAAGAGGACATGAGCGATGGAAAAAGAGGAGCTGagcttcttttgtttgttgtcttcaGGTCGATCAGGATGCCGTTAACCCTCCTCAGGCCGTTCGGGTCTTCTGAGGAGGACTTCCTGTCCAACCACATGGTTCCACCTCCGAGACGTGACTGAACTCCTGAAGCCTGAGCTCGCCTGCCCTGTCCGCCATTCTCGGGACTGTAGGTTGAGCTCTGCACCGACGGTGACTCGGGAGTTTCCTGACAGTGACTCAGCAGTTTCCTGACAGCGACTTAGCGTGTTTTGGCACTTTGTTAAATACAGAAGAAAAGCGTTCTTTtgatatttgctgtttttttacaACTGTAGTTCCACAAAGTTACACTTGAACATATGATGTAAATAAGAgcagatgtttatttttatacacaaacaataaatcagTCTAACATGACTTTAAATCTTCGCTTGTCgatgtcagtgtgtttcactgagGTCTGATGTATGATTAAACAACAATATTCTTAATTTACAGCAACTTGACGTTGATTGAAAGGAACCCTCTGCAGGCCATCAGAAACAGTCAGAACAGCACTGAAGACGTTACCTCAGCTCTCCCAGAAGGCACTGCTGCACATCACGGAGAGTTATTCAgcagaaaacatgcaaaaaaataaaaaaacaactgtagATAACAATTTGTAATGTGGTCATCAGACggcagcagaaataaatgcagCCGATCGAAGGTGTGAACGGGACTCGTTCACACAAACCACGattataatgatgatgatgatgatgcagtaATTTAACCGAGGCCATGGTCGCATAATGAGTACTTCTGTTACTTTAAATACATGTAGTCGATGGTACTTCTGTacttttgctctgtgtgtgtgtgtgtgtgtgtgtgtgtgtgtgtgtgtgtgtgtgtgttgtatcaGCAGTGTAATCTGACTCGTTTGTTTACTCcgactgcagctgctcacaTCAGAGACTCTtctgtctgacctctgacctctgatagcaacacacacacacacacatgtacatatatgtatgtacagtactgTACAGAAGTTTTTCGGCAGATGTGAAAAATGCAGTAAACTAAGAAGCTTTGAAATATGtcagagttagcttgtttagTCTAAACGTGGTGGGACCACCCTTTGCCTTCAGAACAGCATCagttcttcttcacttcttacACTTGCACACAGTTTTTGAGGGATCTCGGCTGGTAGGTCGTCCCAAACATCTTGGAGAACTAACCACGGGTCTTCTGTGGATGCAGGCCTCCTCAAATCCTTCTGCCTCTTCATGTAATCCCAGACCGACTCGATGGTATTGAGATCAGGGCTCTGTGGGGGCCATGCCATCACCTCCTCATTATTGTGCCGCTCTCCAGCCCTTCGGCAGGCAACATGCCTTCTGCTACCACCAGGTATTTCAAATTTTGACTCATCACTTCAGAGCACCTGCTGCCACTTTCTGCACCCCACATCAGATGTTTTCATACGTAGTTGAGTCGCTTGGCCTTGTTTCCACGGCGACTTTTTGGCTGCAACTCTTCCATGAAGACCGCTTCTGGCCACACTTCTCTGGGCAGTTGTTGGGTGTACCTGGGTTCCTCTGGTTTCTGAGGGCACTGCTGGACATCTTGCAATTTCAAAGGGGAATAAgcttaatgtgtttttcatctttcgTTTCTCGGTGACCGCTGCGTCTACGATCCTCAACGGTCCTCTGTGCTTCTTCAAAAGAGCTTGAACAGCACATCTTGGAGCCCCAGTCTGCTTTGAAATCTGCTTTGAAATCTTTGTCAGCCAGAGGCCTCGTTGATGCAGTAGAACTACCTTGTGCCTTGTTGCTGTGCTCAGTCTTGGTCATGGTGTTTGACCTGTGACATGAAACTGTCTTGATGACCTTACCATGGTAGCAGAGTTTGGCTGTGCCTCACCCAGTTTTAAGCCTCctacacagctgtttctgttttagttcatcagaatcagaaatactttttAATGACTGTGTTTCAACCTTCATGTGAGATTGATGATCATTAGCACCTGTTTGGTATAATTGGTTGATCATACACCTGACTATAGTCCAACAAAGTGTACCTATAACCTGGTGTACCTGGTCTATATAGAGGTGATCTACGACAACACTGATCAGCCACTTACAATGCAGTCCTGAGACCCCTCCCCAGATGGCTTAACAGTCATTCACACCAGGACTCGTGACCCTAATGAGTCAACAAACCTGCAAGTTAGTTAGAAGTGGAGAAGGCTGGCTGTGTGCAGCACGCCGGCGCTGCAGGGATCGGTCCTGGTTCCTTTCTAATCAGCTAAACGCCACTTGTaaaagttctctgatgactctgcgtCGGTcagatttagcatttagctctgaGTCACTGACACACTGCATGCGACGAAAATTAAAGAGCAAATGAATCAACATCCATCAAATATTCAGTGTGAGCGAGTCACACGAAGcctttccaaaataaaagtggAAAGTTCGAGGTGTGATCAGACTGTGTCAGCAGGaagctgacctcagatcagctcagAATGGATTTCCTGGAAgaacatgagacacacacagacggacagacagacagacggtctGTGTCTATTTCTGGACATGTAACAGGACATTTCTGTGTCCTGACTTGTTCTCTCAACTAATGATAGAAAGTCTGCGTTTACAGGCTGCAGAGCTCCATATAAACAACATGCCCATATTTATACCTTAACATGTAATGTTTCTGCTGATGGTGGCGCCAGAGGGCCTGAGGAAGAGGCCGACGCTGGTCAAACACCCTCAGTCTTTAGGCTTCAGTCCGACGGCGGTGGGAGTCCACATCCAGCAGAGTCTGCGAGGCGCTGGGGACGGCCGGCCGGCACCCCTCGCGCTTGGGGGCGGACCTGACGTGCACCTCACGGGCGCAGGCGGAGGGAGATgggcaccatggaaaccaacCAGAGGAGAGCGAgctggtttccatggtgacacCTCTGCAGGATTTCACCTGagcatgtgatgtcactgacgATGTCTGCGCTGTTACCTGAACGGTGTTAGCTGAACGGTGGCTGTGGTCTCTGGTTGGAAGGAAAACCTGCAGACTGTCACCTGACACTCCTTTACCAGGTGTAACACACACCTGTTACCTCCCAGGTCTTCACAGGTGCTTTATATTTTGATCATGtgaacagcagcacatgaaGGCACTTTGCTGTGGAACGTCAGAGAAATTCCATCATCCAGTCGCTCAGTGTCTGATCAGGTGTCGACAGGTGACTCATCCAAACACACCTGAGATGAGTCTGGACCATCTCCACTGACAGCTCCCATCATTTCAGGCCACTGGAGgatgcaaacaggaagtatCATGTTTCCATATTTGTGTCCTCTGCTGCGTCAGcagttagcagctcctgttagcacCGGATCACTTTGACACTGAAGGAAGCGTCTTTGTTGTCTGCTTTCCAGGTGGATTTCTGGACGTCCTCATGAACGTCTCACCGCATTACAGACTAAAGCTTCGCTCCTCTGAACCTGTAAGTGCCTCCAAAGTGACTGACCTCATGGTCTCACAgtgggacagaggaggacagcagcaacGCTCCACGACTCATTTTGTCAATTATCAGGCCGAGAATTTATGTCGGTCCttctttcagatgtttttgtaCCAGATTTCATGATTtcctcagaatcagaatcagaaaagcacgattttacacatacgaggaattcGCTGTGATGAGGTTGGTGCCTGACACATCGACtgaaaagctgtgaaaaaagtaaaaatagaaCAAGTGGAGgtctgcaggtggaggtctgcagGGGGCAgtctgcaggtggaggtctgcaggtggaggtctgcaggtggaggtctgctgctgtgttcctgCTGCCTTCTGTCCAGTGAAGTTGTTGCTCTGCGGCGTGAAACAGGCAGCGCTCAGCGGAGCTTCAGGCCGCAGTGACGAGTCTTTATTGACGGACACGATGTTCGAAACCTGAATTCTGTGCAGAATCAACGCCATGATCCCACATTCAGGAGTCATTTGACTCGAGTTCGACTGAATTCTACCCAGATATAGAAACAAGCAGTTGAACTGTCAACATGTTgagttttgtgttatttttgttgattGTTGTGACTTTTACCAAATGATTTGACCGCTGATCAACATCAGACTCAGACGTCAgtttgtcacttcctgtttatttgaTGCAAACACATGTTGAGCTCATGCAGCTGCACGTTATCATCAAGCAAAAACATGTGATTCACTTCTTCGCACAACAACGATAAAACAATGAAACGTTGATACAAACGGTTAAAAAGACACATCGGGAAGTCCGACGTCTTCACGTCTTCTGAGCTCTCAGGGACAGTTTTAAGAGAGACGTGATGAAACCCCGAGACGAGCGCCAAAATGCCGATGAAAGTGGCGTGTGCGCGCAGCGCTGGCGTTTCAGTAAATAGCCTCGTCCATGTTGTCGTCGCTGTCGCCTCCAAACTCCTCTCCGTTATCGAAGTAGGACATGACGTAATCCGTctcctgcagacaggaaacagaagtgAGCGCGTCCACCTTAAAACATCTGTCTACTTCATGACACGCTGACATCATGGACAGTCTGTCTCCTGCACACATCTGACCGTCGTCCATCTTTGTCTCATCACGTTAGTAACATTCTGCTGAGTCATTACTGAAGGTCTCATCACTCGTTTCCTGTCACCTGAACTGCTGTGTCATCACAGCCGAACCTTTAGAACAAGCTTTATTTATAGACCGCTTTCTGAACAACGGCACAAAGAGCTGGAGTCAACAAACGCCGCCGCCACCTGACGGTTAAAACTACAAACCAgcatgtttaccatgtttacaACATCCGCTCTGCACACAGCAAACCTaaaaccacagagcagcagtcgCAGGTGATTAAAGGTGCGCCGAATCGTCGAGGAGACAGACGGTCATCATCCGTGTCTCCTACTCACACTGTGACGACACGTTAGCTGAGATGTTCAGAGGACGCCAACAAGAAAGACTGAGCACACCTTTACCTGTAGACAGGTAGACAGTATCTACATACACACCGCGTGTCCCTGAACGCGGCGTCTCACCTATGACGTCCTTTAAAGGAGCTCTCCAACCAATCATCACTCAGCGCGACGCTGAACATTAATGTGTCTCATCAGTCAATATTCGATGGTCAAGCTTTGATCACATCCGATCGAACATCAATATCGATCCGAGCAGACTGAACGGCAGTAACAGCTGATGAGTGAACAGTTTCACGTCTCACCTCCTCAAACTCCTCCTCATCGtactcctcctctccctccacctcctcctcctcctgcttcttcttcttctcttctcccacctcctcctcctcctctcctgaactCCCCcgctcctccttcttctccagAGTCTGACACACAGGTTAAGGTGGAAAGGTTGAGTTAAGGTGGACACATGTGTTTCAGATCTGCCTCTCCAGGTCTCTTCTGGACTCAGGGGACAGGAAACCTTCTACAGTTTGTCTCACCTCCAGTTTGAGAAgcacttcctctttctctttgactctcttcttcttcttctgaactGACTGAACTTTGTGACAGACGACCGCGgacacacctgagagacacagagcaggagatCAATCGCTCGTCAATCAATCACCTGGGAGCAGAAATCACTCCCACGAGCTGTTAATAAAGTTTGTTGAAATGTGTGACATCAGTCCAGGACTTCCTGTCCTCATCACCTCTGACGTCTACTCTACAACCACTGCGTCtttgaataaaactttatttacacaaCAGACTCAGCAGAGCTGTGATTGACAGTCCTGAGTGGCTGCTGTGGGCGTGTTGTTACAGGTACGGGtgagatgatgtcatcactgcACTCTgctgcctgtactctgtgtgtgtactctgtgtactgcctgtactctgtgtgtactctgcctgtactctgtgtgtactctgtgtactgcctgtactctgtgtgtactctgtgtgtactgtgtgtactgcctgtcctctgtgtgtactctgtgtgtactctgtgtactgcctgtactctgtgtgtactctgcctgtactctgtgtactgcctgtactctgtgtgtactgtgtgtactgcctgtactctgtgtgtactctgtgtgtactgcctgtactctgtgtgtactctgtgtgtactgtgtgtactgcctgtcctctgtgtgtactctgtgtgtactctgtgtactgcctgtactctgtgtgtactctgtgtgtactgtgtgtactgcctgtctgtgtgtactctgtgtactgcctgtactctgtgtactgcctgtactctgtgtactgcctgtactctgtgtgtactctgtgtactgcctgtactctgtgtgtactctgtgtactgcctgtactctgtgtgtactctgcctgtactctgtgtactgcctgtactctgtgtgtactctgcctgtactctgtgtgtactgcctgtactctgtgtgtactctgtgtactgcctgtactctgtgtgtactctgtgtactgcctgtactctgtgtgtactctgcctgtactctgtgtgtactctgtgtactgcctgtactctgtgtactgcctgtactctgtgtgtactctttgtgtactctgcctgtactctgtgtgtactctgcctgtactctgtgtgtactctgtgtactgcctgtactctgtgtgtactctgcctgtactctgtgtgtactctgtgtactgcctgtactgtgtgtactgcctgtactgtgtgtactctgcctgtactctgtgtgtactgcctgtcctctgtgtgtactctgtgtgtactctgtgtactgcctgtactgtgtgtgtactctgcctgtactctgtgtgtactctgtgtactacctgtgctctgtgtgtactctgcctgtactctgtgtgtactctgtgtactgcctgtcctctgtgtgtactctgtgtgtactctgtgtactgcctgtactctgtgtgtactctgcctgtactctgtgtactgcctgtcctctgtgtgtactctgtgtgtactctgtgtactgcctgtactgtgtgtactctgcctgtactctgtgtgtactctgtgtactgcctgtactctgtgtgtactctgtgtgtactgcctgtactctgtgtgtactctgtgtgtactgtgtgtactgcctgtcctctgtgtgtactctgtgtgtactctgtgtactgcctgtcctctgtgtgtactctgtgtgtactctgtgtactgcctgtactctgtgtgtactctgtgtgtactgtgtgtactgcctgtctgtgtgtactctgtgtactgcctgtactctgtgtactgcctgtactctgtgtactgcctgtactctgtgtgtactctgtgtactgcctgtactctgtgtgtactctgtgtactgcctgtactctgtgtgtactctgcctgtactctgtgtactgcctgtactctgtgtgtactctgcctgtactctgtgtgtactgcctgtactctgtgtgtactctgtgtactgcctgtactctgtgtgtactctgtgtactgcctgtactctgtgtgtactctgcctgtactctgtgtgtactgtgtgtactgcctgtactctgtgtgtactctgtgtgtactctgtgtactgcctgtactctgtgtgtactgtgtgtactgcctgtactctgtgtgtactctgtgtgtactgcctgtactctgtgtgtactctgtgtgtactgtgtgtactgcctgtcctctgtgtgtactgcctgtactctgtgtgtactctgtgtactgcctgtactctgtgtgtactctgtgtgt
Encoded here:
- the LOC139334000 gene encoding thioredoxin-interacting protein-like, yielding MVLFPVNKLRVFQLVFSDPARSFYSSGDKLSGSVQLEVDQPCKVTGLRVTAAGCARVDHRGGKNRKSRSQEVEYLKYEEELRLEEALTKGADGCFLLQSGKTYSFQFGFELPAAGRLVSSYKGKFGYVRYYVRAVLDRPSQHALQCEKEFEVEEPLDVNRPDLLAPAAASKQKKVTCMFIPDGQVSISAQIDRKGFCEGEEININAKFENTCSRIVVPKAAIIAKHSYVADGRTKELRQKLTAVRGNHIISGMCDMWQGKTIRVPKLKPSLLSCDIIKVDYTLMIYLHIPGSEKLILELPLVIGTIPFSGVGSRTSSMSSQAGSLSSWSSFPSAPPSYSNIHRDLRVGGPRTPLLYDYDGGEDDEEEDRGLFMRAPEQQYPPPPAYSEVDQDAVNPPQAVRVF